From Cellulosimicrobium cellulans, the proteins below share one genomic window:
- a CDS encoding dihydrolipoamide acetyltransferase family protein, with protein MMTMREFRLPDLGEGLTESDIVSWHVHAGDHVELNQVIAEVETAKALVDLPSPYAGVVASLHAEEGQTVTVGAPLVTFEIDDGTPATPQAAEPGVGGQPDPTVASNPGLGGEPIPGKPGVAGGPGLAPPVSTASAAAVSDDGPEPNLVGYGARPDRVGRPTRRPRRPTGGAEPGVSRHDSTVTTRNPGLGGATAPGDRGRAVERPRSTPPVRALAKKLGVRIDRVDGTGPDGLITRDDVLAAVSCHRDAVRPPRDAHGTLAASTASTASTASTASTDAPTAPADERGVMAPREPGRGATSPVSADAGADAGAGLEPEVVPVRGVRKHTAAAMVASAFTAPHATVFLTVDVTRSVELLERLRTHRLARGARITVLALAARALCLALPRHPALNSAWHDLPDGSAEIVRHRRVHLGIAVATDRGLVVPHVPDAQDLDLPDLAAELTDLTVTARDGRTTPERLTGGTISITNVGVFGVDAGTPILVPGEAAILGLGAVRRRPWEHDGEVALRDVVTLSLSFDHRVVDGEQGARFLADLGALLEDPALALLASGPPPGGGVTLGRTRGSTPSSAVGDPQPRVRQGGVTG; from the coding sequence ATGATGACGATGCGCGAGTTCCGCCTCCCCGACCTCGGGGAGGGCCTCACCGAGTCCGACATCGTCAGCTGGCACGTCCACGCGGGCGACCACGTCGAGCTCAACCAGGTCATCGCCGAGGTCGAGACGGCCAAGGCCCTCGTCGACCTCCCGTCCCCGTACGCGGGCGTCGTCGCGTCGCTGCACGCGGAGGAGGGCCAGACCGTCACGGTCGGCGCCCCCTTGGTGACGTTCGAGATCGACGACGGTACCCCCGCCACCCCGCAGGCCGCCGAACCCGGGGTTGGGGGGCAGCCGGACCCCACGGTCGCGTCGAACCCCGGGCTCGGCGGCGAACCGATCCCCGGCAAGCCCGGGGTCGCGGGCGGTCCCGGCCTGGCGCCGCCCGTCTCGACGGCGTCCGCCGCGGCGGTGTCCGACGACGGGCCCGAGCCGAACCTCGTCGGGTACGGCGCTCGCCCGGACCGCGTCGGTCGCCCGACGCGCCGACCTCGCCGGCCCACCGGCGGTGCCGAACCCGGGGTTTCGCGCCACGACAGCACCGTGACGACCCGCAACCCCGGGCTCGGCGGCGCGACCGCGCCCGGTGACCGTGGCCGGGCGGTGGAGCGGCCGCGGTCGACGCCGCCGGTGCGGGCGCTCGCGAAGAAGCTCGGCGTGCGCATCGACCGCGTGGACGGCACGGGTCCGGACGGGCTCATCACGCGCGACGACGTCCTCGCGGCGGTGAGCTGCCACCGCGACGCCGTGCGGCCGCCGCGCGACGCCCACGGCACGCTCGCCGCCTCGACCGCCTCGACCGCCTCGACCGCGTCGACCGCGTCGACCGACGCTCCGACGGCGCCCGCGGACGAGAGGGGAGTAATGGCCCCGCGAGAGCCCGGGCGAGGGGCAACGTCTCCCGTCTCGGCGGACGCCGGTGCCGACGCGGGGGCCGGGCTCGAGCCCGAGGTCGTGCCGGTGCGCGGGGTGCGCAAGCACACCGCGGCGGCGATGGTGGCGAGCGCGTTCACGGCGCCGCACGCGACGGTGTTCCTCACGGTCGACGTGACGCGCAGCGTCGAGCTCCTGGAGCGCCTGCGGACCCACCGCCTCGCGCGGGGCGCGCGGATCACCGTGCTGGCGCTCGCGGCCCGCGCGCTGTGCCTCGCGCTGCCGCGCCACCCCGCGCTCAACAGCGCGTGGCACGACCTCCCGGACGGTTCCGCGGAGATCGTGCGGCACCGCCGCGTTCACCTGGGGATCGCGGTCGCGACGGACCGGGGGCTGGTCGTGCCGCACGTGCCCGACGCGCAGGACCTCGACCTGCCCGACCTCGCCGCCGAGCTCACCGACCTCACGGTCACGGCGCGCGACGGCCGGACGACGCCCGAGCGCCTCACCGGCGGGACGATCTCGATCACCAACGTCGGGGTGTTCGGCGTCGACGCGGGGACGCCCATCCTCGTGCCCGGCGAGGCGGCGATCCTCGGCCTGGGCGCGGTGCGGCGTCGGCCGTGGGAGCACGACGGCGAGGTCGCGCTGCGCGACGTCGTCACGCTGAGCCTGTCGTTCGACCACCGCGTGGTCGACGGCGAGCAGGGCGCGCGCTTCCTCGCCGACCTCGGCGCGCTGCTCGAGGACCCTGCCCTGGCCCTCCTGGCGAGCGGTCCGCCCCCTGGCGGTGGCGTGACACTCGGCCGAACCCGGGGTTCTACGCCATCGAGCGCCGTCGGTGACCCACAGCCCCGGGTTCGGCAGGGAGGGGTGACCGGATGA